Proteins found in one Brachyspira murdochii DSM 12563 genomic segment:
- a CDS encoding ABC transporter permease gives MKNNISKKLAPLIEFFEEFKKDKTGVVGLCILVLAILVSLFEPLLLTYKEAPKRWRDITYWQDNPASAAPEWLNFFQREKSAITTDINPISIETNYIDNQLTYKAIFEYDYKFDKSPVDLIFHANVNGSAAAVWTVTRPDGAMITLSDSLHNINGDLRISAFNDSKNRIFRFYRDSVPRMLARQIDTLTTNPMKILFNTKKDDMAKDFKALKGIYKFEVLLKFSDNNNTSFENPYMVLVGSMSGIMGTDNMKRDIFSGLVSGLKWALFIGIATSFISVIIGVMYGIVSAYFGGIVDNIMQFIYQIFIGIPVLPVMIVMSAIFKPSIWTMITMMIFFSWTGSVMTVRSMAMQLKEETYIEAARTIGAGHFRIIFNHLAPLLLPFSFASMALAVPSAIVYESSLSLLGLGDASIVTWGQILHDAMKGSAVLSGLWWWIIPPGILIAVLGMSFAFLGFALDKILHPKLRSR, from the coding sequence ATGAAAAATAATATAAGTAAAAAACTTGCTCCATTAATAGAGTTTTTTGAAGAGTTTAAAAAAGATAAAACAGGAGTTGTAGGTTTATGTATATTAGTTTTGGCAATATTAGTATCATTATTTGAGCCTTTGCTTTTAACCTATAAAGAAGCTCCTAAACGTTGGAGAGATATAACATATTGGCAGGATAACCCAGCTTCAGCAGCACCAGAGTGGCTTAATTTTTTTCAGAGAGAAAAGTCAGCTATTACTACAGATATCAATCCTATAAGTATTGAAACTAACTATATAGATAATCAATTAACCTATAAAGCAATATTTGAATATGATTATAAATTTGATAAATCCCCAGTTGATTTAATATTTCATGCAAATGTAAATGGTTCAGCTGCAGCAGTATGGACTGTTACAAGACCAGACGGGGCAATGATTACATTATCGGATAGTTTACATAATATAAACGGTGATTTGAGAATATCAGCCTTTAATGATTCAAAAAATAGAATATTTAGGTTTTACAGAGATTCTGTACCTAGAATGCTTGCAAGACAGATTGATACTCTTACTACCAATCCTATGAAAATACTTTTTAATACTAAAAAAGATGATATGGCTAAAGATTTTAAAGCATTAAAAGGTATTTATAAATTTGAAGTTTTGTTAAAGTTTTCGGACAATAATAATACGAGTTTTGAAAATCCATATATGGTATTGGTAGGATCTATGTCTGGTATAATGGGTACTGATAACATGAAGCGTGATATATTTTCAGGTCTTGTATCAGGTCTAAAATGGGCATTATTTATAGGGATAGCAACAAGTTTTATATCAGTTATAATTGGAGTAATGTATGGAATAGTGTCTGCATATTTCGGAGGAATAGTTGATAATATTATGCAGTTTATTTATCAGATATTTATAGGTATTCCAGTTTTACCAGTGATGATAGTTATGAGTGCAATATTTAAGCCAAGTATATGGACTATGATAACAATGATGATATTTTTCTCTTGGACTGGTTCGGTTATGACAGTACGTTCTATGGCTATGCAGCTTAAAGAAGAAACATATATTGAGGCGGCACGTACAATAGGAGCTGGGCATTTTAGAATAATATTTAATCATTTAGCTCCGCTTCTTCTTCCTTTTTCGTTTGCTTCTATGGCTTTGGCTGTACCTTCTGCTATAGTTTATGAATCTTCTTTATCATTGCTTGGACTTGGAGATGCTTCTATAGTTACTTGGGGACAGATTCTGCATGATGCTATGAAAGGCTCTGCTGTGTTATCAGGGCTTTGGTGGTGGATAATACCTCCGGGAATATTAATTGCTGTTTTAGGTATGTCATTTGCATTTTTGGGCTTTGCTTTGGATAAGATACTTCACCCAAAATTAAGGAGCAGATAA
- a CDS encoding ABC transporter permease, with protein sequence MFTYFVIKRILKGIIMFIILMFMSSAIFNTVSEKTLKSQIEENINAEVRGLSNMRTEDIENFIKERRAYYYDIYWLNRSIGERIFIRAVNTITFQFGKSAIMMDSNGSREVIKIIGEALPRSIILFTTASVIQMIIGLIIGLIKARKAGGLFDRTTSIITMIVYGMPTWWLSMILIMVFVYKFNLFPSGGVHSIPVPTGIMYYLDMLWHMSLPLITLTLIGFWGLSFVVRNIVLSTLQEDYIMAARARGISEKSVLLGHTLRSSAPPIVTITLLGLLGSIAGSIIFEGIFSWPGLGNLYWISVQQNDIPVLMGNLAITTALYQFGLVVLDISYGFLDPRIKVGGRL encoded by the coding sequence ATGTTTACTTATTTTGTTATAAAACGTATATTAAAAGGCATAATCATGTTTATAATACTGATGTTTATGTCATCTGCTATATTTAATACTGTAAGTGAAAAAACTCTAAAATCTCAGATTGAAGAAAATATTAATGCAGAAGTTAGAGGGCTTAGTAATATGCGTACCGAAGATATAGAGAATTTTATCAAAGAGAGAAGGGCATATTACTATGATATATATTGGCTTAATAGAAGTATAGGAGAGAGAATATTTATACGTGCTGTTAATACAATAACTTTTCAATTTGGAAAATCGGCTATTATGATGGATTCTAATGGAAGCAGAGAAGTTATAAAAATAATAGGGGAGGCACTTCCTCGTTCCATAATACTTTTTACGACAGCTTCAGTTATACAAATGATAATAGGATTAATAATAGGGCTTATAAAAGCAAGAAAAGCAGGAGGACTATTTGACAGAACTACAAGCATTATCACTATGATAGTATATGGCATGCCTACTTGGTGGCTTTCTATGATACTTATAATGGTATTTGTTTATAAGTTTAATTTGTTTCCTTCCGGAGGAGTACATTCAATACCTGTACCTACTGGTATAATGTATTATTTGGATATGTTATGGCATATGTCTCTGCCTTTGATTACATTAACATTAATAGGATTCTGGGGGCTTTCATTTGTAGTAAGAAACATAGTATTATCCACTTTGCAGGAAGATTATATAATGGCAGCACGTGCCAGAGGAATATCAGAAAAGTCAGTTTTACTTGGTCATACTTTGAGAAGTTCAGCTCCTCCTATAGTTACTATAACATTATTAGGACTTCTTGGTTCTATTGCAGGCTCTATTATATTTGAAGGTATATTTTCTTGGCCTGGTCTTGGTAATCTTTATTGGATATCAGTTCAGCAAAATGATATACCTGTATTAATGGGTAATTTGGCTATAACTACAGCACTTTATCAATTCGGACTTGTGGTGCTTGATATATCTTACGGATTTTTAGACCCTAGAATAAAAGTAGGAGGCAGGTTATAA
- the rnhA gene encoding ribonuclease HI, which produces MIRDNIIIYTDGGCRGNPGLGAWGAILISEKHNLRLEIGESEDNTTNNRMEMKAAIKALERLKHSHNIKLYSDSAYLVNGMTKWIYSWQKNNWIKSDKKPVENKEYWIRLIELSKKHDIEFIKVKGHSNNKENNRADEIVNILMDKHIESGKTSSFNEKTQYC; this is translated from the coding sequence ATGATAAGAGATAATATTATAATATATACAGACGGAGGATGCAGAGGTAATCCCGGGCTTGGAGCTTGGGGAGCTATACTGATAAGCGAAAAACATAATTTGCGTCTTGAAATAGGTGAAAGTGAAGATAATACCACAAATAATAGAATGGAGATGAAAGCTGCTATTAAGGCACTTGAAAGATTAAAACATTCTCATAATATTAAATTATACAGCGACAGTGCATATTTAGTTAATGGTATGACAAAATGGATATACTCTTGGCAGAAAAATAATTGGATAAAAAGTGATAAAAAGCCTGTTGAAAATAAAGAGTATTGGATAAGATTAATAGAACTTTCAAAGAAGCATGATATAGAGTTTATAAAAGTGAAGGGACATTCTAATAATAAAGAAAATAACCGTGCTGATGAAATAGTTAATATTTTGATGGATAAGCATATTGAAAGCGGTAAAACTTCTTCGTTTAATGAAAAAACTCAGTATTGCTAA
- a CDS encoding DHH family phosphoesterase, which produces MLTEIKEDKLNSQINDDRINTSKEQIIERLSKAQNITITGHRNPDCDCICSGLALSLIIKKLFNKEAFVVNTDKMQRDLHNVLFVDRVIFEVNENNIPKKDVLVILDSGDIDRIGWLSDITDEYNEVIFIDHHKVRNIKGVTMFYDDTSAGATCEIIFDIFQDYADKMDSSIATLLYSGICTDTGSFIFSNTTERTLLYGSKLMKIGVIQENLGNVVRKRYTKNDVDALMEIYKRMVIDYDRKIGYICLEDTICGTSIKELGVSASDTLIQMEDVLIGFIIHEGEDNFRVSIRSRCSKDIRDVAESFGGGGHPKASGFSVSKKDYTKERLAEDINNKLIDLLAS; this is translated from the coding sequence ATGCTTACAGAAATTAAAGAAGATAAACTAAATTCACAAATAAATGATGATAGAATTAATACATCAAAAGAGCAGATAATAGAAAGATTATCCAAAGCTCAGAATATTACAATAACAGGACATAGAAATCCAGACTGCGACTGCATATGTTCCGGACTTGCTTTATCTTTGATTATAAAAAAATTATTTAATAAAGAGGCTTTTGTTGTTAACACTGATAAAATGCAAAGAGATTTGCATAATGTTTTATTTGTTGACAGAGTAATTTTTGAAGTTAATGAAAATAATATTCCTAAAAAAGATGTTTTGGTTATTTTGGATTCTGGAGATATAGACAGAATAGGCTGGCTTTCTGATATTACAGATGAGTATAATGAAGTAATTTTTATAGATCATCATAAAGTAAGAAATATTAAAGGTGTTACTATGTTTTATGATGATACTTCAGCAGGGGCCACTTGCGAGATAATATTTGATATATTTCAAGATTATGCAGATAAGATGGACTCTTCAATAGCTACGCTTTTATACAGCGGAATTTGTACTGATACCGGAAGTTTTATATTCAGCAATACTACAGAAAGAACTCTTCTTTATGGTTCAAAGTTAATGAAAATAGGTGTTATACAGGAAAATCTTGGTAATGTTGTAAGAAAGAGATACACTAAAAATGATGTAGATGCCTTAATGGAAATATATAAAAGAATGGTTATAGACTATGACAGAAAAATAGGCTATATATGTTTGGAAGATACTATTTGCGGTACTAGTATAAAAGAGCTTGGAGTTAGTGCCTCAGACACACTTATACAAATGGAAGATGTGCTTATAGGATTTATCATTCATGAAGGTGAGGATAATTTTAGAGTAAGTATTAGAAGCAGATGTTCAAAAGATATTAGAGATGTTGCAGAAAGTTTCGGAGGCGGAGGACATCCTAAAGCGTCTGGTTTTTCTGTATCAAAAAAAGATTACACTAAAGAAAGATTGGCCGAAGATATAAATAATAAATTAATTGATTTATTAGCTTCATAA
- the rbfA gene encoding 30S ribosome-binding factor RbfA has translation MSSHRILRVNENIKQTLSLIIMREIEDPRIKNNLVTITKVDTAKDLKNAKVYFVCLNEDKKNEVLNGLNSAKGVIFSYLRKQLTIRYVPNLTFHYDKNLIETNKVLTDIKNLTIPEESTEDN, from the coding sequence ATGTCTTCACATAGAATACTTAGAGTAAATGAAAATATTAAGCAGACTCTCTCTCTGATTATAATGAGAGAGATAGAAGATCCTAGAATTAAAAATAATCTTGTTACTATTACTAAAGTAGATACAGCTAAAGACTTGAAAAATGCTAAAGTTTACTTTGTATGCCTCAATGAAGATAAGAAAAATGAGGTTCTTAATGGTCTTAATAGTGCTAAAGGCGTAATATTTTCTTATCTTAGAAAGCAGCTTACTATTAGATATGTTCCTAATCTAACATTTCATTATGACAAAAATTTGATAGAAACAAATAAAGTCTTAACAGACATAAAGAATTTGACTATACCAGAAGAAAGCACAGAAGATAATTAA
- a CDS encoding chemotaxis protein CheW has product MSDAIPTNQILVFKINNELYGIDILKVQEILNFMQPSPIPNCPEYLKGIINLRGTIILVIDLRARFHFDEPMNPENCVIVVVAIGDKKYGLVVDSVSDVLTINSENIQEDIDMHVGIDSRYIMGLVKANEQMIILVDIDKVFLKDELDDLSDAVNNSIVK; this is encoded by the coding sequence ATGAGCGATGCCATACCAACAAATCAAATACTTGTATTTAAGATAAATAACGAATTATACGGAATAGATATCCTTAAAGTTCAGGAAATATTAAACTTTATGCAGCCTTCGCCTATACCAAATTGCCCAGAATATTTAAAAGGTATTATTAATTTGAGAGGTACTATAATTCTTGTTATAGATTTAAGAGCAAGATTCCATTTTGATGAACCTATGAATCCAGAAAACTGTGTAATTGTTGTTGTTGCTATAGGTGATAAGAAATATGGATTAGTTGTTGACTCTGTATCTGATGTTCTTACTATAAATAGTGAAAATATACAGGAAGATATAGATATGCATGTTGGTATAGACAGCAGATATATAATGGGATTGGTAAAAGCTAATGAGCAAATGATTATATTGGTTGATATAGATAAAGTATTCCTTAAAGATGAACTTGATGATTTAAGTGATGCTGTTAATAATTCTATAGTAAAATAA
- a CDS encoding L-cysteine desulfidase family protein gives MNEKLNRLTSLIKYDMKPALGVTEPAAIAFAVSKARSYTKGDIESAEIVLNSGIYKNAFTCGIPNSNEFGNLFAAALGLVAGNYEKGLEALEDVKDEDNDKAKKLIDENKIKIVLGDMSSNIYIKASVKTKTDTAEVIIKDYHTNIVSIKVNDTVIFNKEDDEKQKTENKSENISSKEILDYTVNDILEYINNVSIEDISFIMEAHKMNIDLFYLSLESKRTDIAKKLLKMNNDTVFSDDEICTARLLTAGAIEARVLGLNKPAMSITGSGAHGIICTMPLYALFKVNKLSDDILLRSTALSFLITMYIKEHSGRLSAFCGCGIAGGTGAACAVGYLKGADYKEIVHIINNMSAGITGMICDGGNQGCVMKAIVALDAGFRAVELSLSGSYIFPIHGINAETPEDTMRNMGLIASEGMVETEKTIIKIMETKS, from the coding sequence ATGAATGAAAAACTTAATAGATTAACTTCTCTAATAAAATATGATATGAAGCCGGCATTAGGAGTTACAGAGCCTGCTGCTATAGCTTTTGCAGTGTCAAAAGCTAGAAGTTATACTAAAGGCGATATAGAAAGTGCTGAGATAGTATTAAATTCTGGTATATATAAAAATGCTTTTACCTGCGGAATACCAAATTCAAATGAATTCGGTAATCTGTTTGCCGCTGCTTTAGGTTTAGTTGCAGGAAATTATGAAAAAGGCTTGGAAGCATTGGAAGATGTAAAAGATGAAGATAATGATAAAGCTAAAAAGTTAATAGATGAAAATAAAATAAAAATTGTACTTGGAGATATGAGCTCTAACATATATATAAAGGCTTCTGTTAAAACTAAAACTGATACTGCAGAAGTTATTATAAAAGATTATCATACTAATATTGTTAGTATAAAGGTTAATGATACTGTTATCTTTAATAAAGAAGATGATGAAAAACAAAAAACTGAAAATAAATCAGAAAATATTTCTTCAAAAGAGATACTTGATTATACAGTAAATGATATATTAGAGTATATAAATAATGTTAGTATAGAAGATATATCTTTTATAATGGAAGCACATAAAATGAATATAGATTTATTTTATTTGTCTTTAGAATCAAAGCGTACAGATATAGCAAAAAAATTATTAAAAATGAATAATGATACAGTGTTTTCAGATGATGAGATATGTACAGCACGTTTACTTACAGCAGGGGCAATAGAGGCTAGAGTTTTGGGACTTAATAAGCCTGCTATGAGTATTACAGGAAGCGGTGCTCATGGTATAATATGTACTATGCCTTTATATGCTTTATTTAAGGTTAATAAACTTAGTGATGATATTTTGCTTAGATCAACTGCATTGAGTTTTTTAATAACTATGTATATAAAAGAACATTCAGGCAGACTTTCTGCATTTTGCGGCTGCGGCATAGCTGGAGGTACTGGTGCTGCTTGTGCTGTAGGATATTTGAAAGGTGCTGATTATAAAGAGATAGTTCATATAATTAATAACATGTCAGCAGGAATAACTGGAATGATATGCGACGGTGGAAATCAGGGCTGTGTTATGAAAGCTATAGTTGCTTTGGATGCAGGATTTAGAGCAGTTGAACTTTCTTTAAGCGGCTCTTATATATTTCCTATTCATGGTATAAATGCCGAAACTCCGGAAGATACTATGAGAAATATGGGGCTTATAGCTTCAGAAGGTATGGTAGAAACAGAAAAAACTATAATAAAAATAATGGAAACTAAAAGTTAA
- the moaC gene encoding cyclic pyranopterin monophosphate synthase MoaC gives MSDKLTHVDKNGNANMVDVGDKDIIKRTAEAIGKIYLSKETLKLIEENNIKKGDVISVARIAGIMGAKQTSNLIPLCHNINIEKVSLDFALEEDGILIKSYLRCSYKTGIEMEALTAVSIAALTIWDMCKAVDKNMRISDITLLSKTKEI, from the coding sequence ATGAGCGATAAATTAACGCATGTAGATAAAAATGGAAATGCCAATATGGTTGATGTTGGAGATAAGGATATTATAAAAAGAACAGCAGAGGCTATTGGAAAAATATATTTATCAAAGGAAACTCTTAAATTAATAGAAGAAAATAATATAAAAAAGGGTGATGTAATATCTGTAGCTAGAATTGCTGGTATAATGGGAGCAAAACAAACTTCTAATTTAATTCCTTTATGTCATAATATTAATATAGAAAAGGTATCTTTGGATTTTGCTTTAGAAGAAGACGGAATATTAATAAAATCATACTTAAGATGCAGCTATAAGACTGGAATTGAAATGGAGGCATTGACTGCTGTTAGTATTGCCGCACTTACTATATGGGATATGTGTAAGGCGGTTGATAAAAATATGAGAATATCTGATATTACTTTACTTTCAAAAACAAAAGAGATTTAG
- a CDS encoding GTP 3',8-cyclase MoaA, producing MLDSFNREINYIRVSVTDRCNLRCVYCMPEEGIIKKSHNEILTFEQIYSIVKEASELGIKKVRITGGEPLVRKNIEELVSMIRSIEKVEIIAMTTNAVLLYSLAEKLKNAGLDSINISLDTLDSERYKHITRGGNIDDAVKGINKASDLGFKLKINTVVYDEKSREELPLLRDFAKTVNAELQTIQCYDINKQKEDALEYDRPAKCKYCNRIRLLSDGYLLSCLHSNIKFKVDFNDIRGSIIKCIEGKPENGSYSDVKSVSMIGG from the coding sequence ATGTTAGATTCCTTTAATAGAGAGATAAATTATATAAGAGTATCAGTTACAGATAGATGCAATTTAAGATGTGTGTATTGCATGCCTGAAGAGGGGATTATAAAAAAATCTCATAATGAAATACTCACTTTTGAGCAAATATACAGCATTGTTAAAGAGGCTTCAGAGCTAGGTATAAAAAAGGTAAGAATTACTGGAGGAGAGCCTTTAGTGAGAAAAAACATTGAAGAGCTTGTATCTATGATTAGAAGTATAGAAAAAGTAGAGATAATAGCTATGACTACAAATGCTGTTTTACTTTATAGTTTAGCAGAAAAATTAAAAAATGCAGGGCTTGATTCTATAAATATATCACTTGATACTTTAGATAGTGAAAGGTACAAACATATTACGAGAGGCGGAAATATAGACGATGCTGTTAAAGGCATAAATAAGGCTTCGGATTTGGGATTTAAATTAAAAATTAATACTGTAGTATATGATGAGAAAAGCAGAGAAGAACTTCCATTATTGAGAGATTTTGCAAAAACTGTTAATGCTGAACTTCAAACTATTCAATGTTATGATATTAACAAACAAAAAGAGGACGCTTTGGAATATGACAGACCTGCAAAATGTAAATACTGCAATAGAATAAGACTCTTATCAGACGGATATTTACTCAGCTGTCTGCATAGTAATATAAAGTTTAAAGTAGATTTTAATGATATAAGAGGCTCTATAATAAAATGTATAGAAGGAAAGCCTGAGAATGGTTCTTACAGTGATGTAAAGTCTGTTAGTATGATAGGCGGATAA
- a CDS encoding molybdopterin molybdotransferase MoeA, with translation MGRTFLHPNEALELVLNNCEDYGNEKISVLDSYNRVLINDIYALNDDPPFSKSSMDGYAYKKEDENKESYILNDDKVIYAGLCNKISINSGECIKIMTGAMIPDNCNAVQRVEWTEEKKENNKIIINFTKKEISNNIIKKGSNKKSGDKILYKKFLLPKDIAILAGFGYSNIEVKKKINTAVISTGNEIANIGETLKDGQIYDANAPMLVSRTSALSCSSKFYGKVDDNEKEIRDILSKALQENDIILISGGVSMGDFDYVHKELINLEVNQIFHGIAMKPGKPLFFGKLDKKAVFALPGNTVSSFMTFEIMVKPYILKCLGLEYDNNYTKAVLLEDFKRKDTERLEYVPVKLVYDETRLSIQLIKYNNSSMISSFSEANGILKIDIGVSCINKGSIVDVRFL, from the coding sequence ATGGGAAGAACTTTTTTGCATCCGAATGAGGCATTGGAATTGGTATTAAATAATTGCGAAGATTATGGTAATGAAAAAATATCTGTACTTGATTCTTATAATAGAGTTTTAATTAATGATATCTATGCTTTAAATGATGATCCTCCTTTTAGTAAATCTTCTATGGACGGGTATGCTTACAAAAAAGAAGATGAGAATAAAGAAAGCTATATTTTAAATGATGATAAGGTTATATATGCAGGTCTTTGCAATAAAATAAGTATTAATAGCGGGGAATGTATAAAAATAATGACTGGTGCTATGATACCAGATAATTGCAATGCGGTTCAGAGGGTAGAGTGGACAGAAGAAAAAAAAGAGAATAACAAAATAATTATTAATTTCACAAAGAAAGAAATATCCAATAATATAATAAAGAAAGGCAGTAATAAAAAGTCTGGAGATAAAATATTATATAAAAAATTCTTGCTTCCAAAAGATATTGCTATACTTGCAGGATTTGGATATAGTAATATAGAAGTAAAAAAGAAAATTAATACTGCTGTTATATCTACAGGCAATGAGATAGCAAATATAGGCGAAACTTTGAAAGATGGACAAATATATGATGCTAATGCCCCTATGCTTGTATCAAGAACTTCTGCCTTATCATGCAGCAGTAAATTTTACGGAAAAGTTGATGATAATGAAAAAGAGATAAGAGATATACTTTCAAAAGCTCTACAAGAAAATGATATTATACTTATAAGCGGCGGTGTATCTATGGGGGATTTTGATTATGTACATAAGGAGCTTATTAATCTCGAAGTTAATCAGATATTTCATGGAATAGCTATGAAGCCGGGGAAGCCTTTATTTTTTGGTAAACTTGATAAAAAGGCTGTTTTTGCCTTGCCCGGTAATACAGTTTCTTCTTTTATGACTTTTGAGATAATGGTTAAGCCTTATATATTAAAATGTTTAGGTCTTGAATATGATAATAATTATACTAAAGCCGTACTTTTAGAAGATTTTAAAAGAAAAGACACTGAAAGACTTGAGTATGTACCTGTAAAATTAGTTTATGATGAAACTAGATTGTCAATACAGCTTATTAAATATAATAACTCTTCTATGATATCATCATTTTCTGAGGCTAATGGTATATTAAAAATAGATATTGGTGTTTCTTGTATAAATAAAGGGAGCATAGTCGATGTTAGATTCCTTTAA
- the xdhC gene encoding xanthine dehydrogenase accessory protein XdhC, translated as MNNKYILDKALEFVNNNIETLLIKIDKTSGSSPRTLDAFMIVYNEDNKQKTIGTIGGGILEFEAVKDAFEFLAKKENHNKKYNLSPEASGGIGMVCGGSVDISFIYLNSNKDFINTLKKEIEDKEINVYIFGAGHVSFDLAEVLYKIGFNCIVIDDREEFANKERFPNAYKVFAEDYNNVFDKINITNKDYIIIVTRGHADDYVVEKNALKTNAAYIGMIGSKNKIKTLHDRLKKEENYTDEMISRVHAPIGLAIGAETTEEIAISIAAELILTRAISENRRKIKK; from the coding sequence ATGAATAATAAATATATATTGGATAAGGCATTAGAGTTTGTAAATAATAATATAGAAACATTGCTTATAAAAATAGATAAAACTTCAGGCTCATCTCCAAGAACATTGGACGCTTTTATGATAGTATATAATGAAGATAATAAGCAAAAAACTATAGGCACAATCGGAGGCGGTATATTAGAATTTGAGGCGGTGAAAGACGCTTTTGAGTTTTTAGCTAAAAAAGAAAATCATAATAAAAAATATAATTTAAGCCCTGAGGCTTCTGGCGGAATAGGTATGGTATGCGGAGGAAGTGTAGATATATCTTTTATATACTTGAACAGCAATAAAGATTTTATAAATACTCTAAAAAAAGAAATAGAAGATAAAGAAATAAATGTTTATATATTCGGTGCAGGTCATGTATCTTTTGATTTGGCAGAGGTTTTATATAAAATAGGATTTAACTGTATAGTTATAGATGACAGAGAAGAGTTTGCTAATAAAGAGAGATTTCCTAATGCTTATAAAGTATTTGCAGAAGACTATAATAATGTATTTGATAAAATAAATATTACAAATAAAGATTATATAATTATAGTAACTAGAGGTCATGCTGATGATTATGTAGTAGAGAAAAATGCTCTAAAAACAAATGCTGCTTATATTGGTATGATAGGAAGTAAAAATAAAATAAAAACTCTTCATGACAGATTAAAAAAAGAAGAAAATTACACGGATGAAATGATATCGAGAGTGCATGCCCCTATAGGTTTGGCAATAGGAGCAGAAACTACAGAAGAGATAGCAATAAGTATAGCAGCAGAACTTATACTCACTAGGGCTATATCTGAAAACAGACGAAAAATAAAAAAATGA